One genomic segment of Occultella kanbiaonis includes these proteins:
- a CDS encoding ABC transporter ATP-binding protein, with product MSGATEPAVTVADLWTSELRYRVNATQILGGVDVSVRSGRVTGVLGPNGSGKSTLLRLIVGALPPSSGQVHLMGRDVAQVSRRERARRVAFVEQEAHAEVDLRVRDVVLLGRTPHRPAFSGDSAADLELVETSLRRTGALDLAEREFATLSGGEKQRVQMARALAQTPRVLLLDEPTNHLDVAAQLQVLALVREVAAAGTGVLMAIHDLAHAATVCDDVLVLDAGVVAAAGPAREVLTPELIAAVYGVRAEWVDGEHGSALVFSPLHDAGPAHTDRALLAEPFRL from the coding sequence GTGAGCGGGGCGACGGAGCCGGCCGTGACGGTCGCGGACCTGTGGACGAGCGAGCTGCGGTACCGGGTCAACGCGACGCAGATCCTCGGCGGTGTCGACGTGAGTGTCCGGTCCGGGCGGGTGACCGGTGTGCTCGGCCCGAACGGATCCGGGAAGTCGACCCTGCTGCGGCTCATCGTCGGCGCCCTGCCGCCCTCGAGCGGCCAGGTGCATCTGATGGGCCGGGACGTGGCACAGGTGAGCCGGCGTGAGCGGGCCCGGCGGGTGGCCTTCGTGGAGCAGGAGGCGCACGCCGAGGTGGACCTGCGCGTCCGGGACGTGGTGCTCCTCGGGCGGACTCCGCACCGCCCGGCCTTCTCCGGGGACAGCGCCGCAGACCTCGAACTGGTCGAGACCTCACTGCGGCGGACCGGCGCGCTGGACCTGGCGGAACGGGAGTTCGCGACCCTTTCCGGCGGGGAGAAGCAGCGCGTGCAGATGGCCCGTGCCCTGGCCCAGACCCCCCGGGTGCTGCTCCTGGACGAGCCCACGAACCATCTCGACGTCGCCGCCCAGCTGCAGGTGCTCGCACTGGTGCGGGAGGTCGCGGCGGCCGGCACCGGCGTGCTGATGGCCATCCACGACCTCGCCCACGCCGCCACGGTGTGCGACGACGTGCTCGTCCTGGACGCCGGCGTGGTGGCTGCCGCCGGGCCGGCGCGGGAGGTCCTCACCCCGGAGCTGATCGCCGCCGTCTACGGCGTGCGGGCCGAATGGGTCGACGGCGAGCACGGGTCCGCGCTGGTGTTCTCGCCGTTGCACGACGCCGGCCCCGCTCATACGGACCGGGCGCTACTGGCGGAGCCCTTCCGACTGTAG
- the cofE gene encoding coenzyme F420-0:L-glutamate ligase, protein MRVVATRDYPDGSTLRIVENKQGLVMAAAGVDASNVLPGTVLLLPEDPDASARRIRRGLNARLGLRPGVLITDTVGRPWRRGIADISIGAAGIDVLEDLRGQQDMQGRDLRASVIAVADEIAGAADLVRGKAKGRPFAVVRGLGHLVTHEDGDGAAVAIRPPEEDMFRTGS, encoded by the coding sequence GTGCGCGTGGTCGCCACCCGCGACTACCCGGACGGCTCCACGCTGCGGATCGTGGAGAACAAGCAGGGGCTGGTGATGGCCGCCGCCGGCGTGGACGCCTCCAACGTGCTGCCCGGCACCGTGCTGCTGCTCCCGGAGGACCCGGATGCCTCCGCCCGGCGGATCCGACGCGGTCTGAACGCCCGGCTCGGGCTGCGCCCCGGCGTGCTGATCACCGACACGGTCGGACGCCCGTGGCGCCGCGGCATCGCCGACATCTCCATCGGCGCGGCCGGCATCGACGTCCTGGAGGACCTGCGCGGCCAGCAGGACATGCAGGGCCGGGATCTGCGCGCCAGCGTGATCGCCGTCGCGGACGAGATCGCGGGCGCCGCCGACCTCGTGCGCGGCAAGGCGAAGGGCCGCCCGTTCGCCGTCGTCCGAGGGCTAGGACACCTGGTCACCCACGAGGACGGCGACGGCGCGGCCGTCGCGATCCGCCCGCCCGAGGAGGACATGTTCCGCACCGGCAGCTGA
- a CDS encoding phospholipase D-like domain-containing protein yields the protein MPVSEDGRRWRLDIPRPSLKTFIRAARWWIAATVTVHLGAAVTVMTVDHMRKRRTPLTGEFPRTAPRTMPVADSEVTTFTYGADVFDAMLDSINNAKHTILFETYIWKADEVGHQFKEALIAAARRGVNVYLIWDTFGNLVVDPRFYRMPDLPTLHALRFPLFRGGMLTMNVRKTGLDHRKVLVVDGNVGYVGGYNIGSLYRTQWRDTHVRVDGPSVWELENAFVDFWNDHRKADFPELPDTGAHGWEPRIRAAQNAPSRLLFPVRGLYLEAIDRAESHVYITQAYFIPDREILATLIAAARRGVDVRVLIPEVSNHVLADWAARSYYTRLLKAGVTLWLFKGAMVHAKTMTVDGRWSTIGTTNIDRMSMTGNFEVNLEFYDDELAAQMERVFKTDLTNARQLTPQEWSERSRVTRLLEYLTRPFGPLL from the coding sequence ATGCCTGTGAGCGAGGATGGACGACGCTGGCGCCTGGACATCCCCCGGCCGAGCCTGAAGACCTTCATCAGAGCGGCGCGCTGGTGGATCGCGGCCACCGTGACGGTGCACCTCGGTGCGGCCGTGACCGTGATGACCGTGGACCACATGCGCAAGCGGCGCACCCCACTGACCGGGGAGTTCCCGCGGACCGCCCCGCGCACCATGCCGGTGGCGGACTCGGAGGTGACGACGTTCACCTACGGGGCGGACGTCTTCGACGCGATGCTCGACTCGATCAACAACGCCAAGCACACCATCCTGTTCGAGACCTACATCTGGAAGGCCGACGAGGTCGGGCACCAGTTCAAGGAGGCATTGATCGCCGCCGCCCGCCGGGGGGTGAACGTCTACCTGATCTGGGACACGTTCGGGAACCTGGTGGTCGACCCCCGTTTCTACCGGATGCCCGATCTGCCCACCTTGCACGCGCTCCGTTTCCCGCTGTTCCGGGGCGGCATGCTCACCATGAACGTACGCAAGACCGGGCTCGATCACCGCAAGGTGCTCGTCGTGGACGGCAACGTCGGCTACGTCGGCGGGTACAACATCGGATCCTTGTACCGGACCCAGTGGCGCGACACCCACGTGCGCGTCGACGGCCCGTCGGTGTGGGAGCTGGAGAACGCCTTCGTCGACTTCTGGAACGACCACCGCAAGGCGGACTTCCCCGAACTCCCGGACACCGGTGCGCATGGTTGGGAGCCTCGGATCCGTGCGGCACAGAACGCGCCGAGCCGGCTGCTGTTCCCCGTGCGAGGCCTGTACCTGGAGGCGATCGACCGGGCCGAGTCCCACGTGTACATCACGCAGGCGTACTTCATCCCGGACCGGGAGATCCTTGCCACCCTGATCGCGGCCGCTCGCCGCGGCGTGGACGTCCGGGTCCTCATCCCGGAGGTCTCCAACCACGTGCTGGCGGACTGGGCCGCGCGGTCCTACTACACCCGCCTCCTCAAGGCGGGTGTCACCCTCTGGCTGTTCAAGGGCGCCATGGTGCACGCCAAGACCATGACCGTCGACGGCCGCTGGTCCACCATCGGCACCACCAACATCGACCGGATGTCGATGACCGGGAACTTCGAGGTGAACCTCGAGTTCTACGACGACGAGCTCGCGGCGCAGATGGAGCGCGTGTTCAAGACGGACCTGACGAACGCGCGCCAACTGACGCCGCAGGAGTGGAGCGAGCGGAGCCGGGTGACGCGGCTGCTGGAGTACCTGACCAGGCCGTTCGGTCCACTGCTCTAG
- a CDS encoding putative F420-0 ABC transporter permease subunit: MTRTDLGGGPALGAADPGPAPVRARGDRTPAPSSPGRTGAPISRSVLLWLPVAVGILVASLLVSLTIGPAQITVAEIAGSAWHHVLSWLHGLGLGVDVPPNPLTQIRDGIVWAGRAPRLATGAFVGAGLALCGGVMQAITRNPLADPYLLGVSSGAALGAVAVLLLGLGVALPVAAFGGALLALGATLALAGIGGALTPNRTILAGIAVAQACSALVSFTIFASARGDAYREIINWLMGSLAGRTWASVTIAGIATVLIGFIVLGFGRTLDAFAFGDAAAASLGVHVTRTRWVLLTLTALLTGALVSVSGAIGFVGLVLPHVVRLLIGGRHLRLLPVAAFGGATFLIWADTAARTVFAPQEVPVGILTAAIGAPVFAWLLVRSRRAA, translated from the coding sequence ATGACCCGCACCGACCTCGGCGGTGGCCCGGCGCTCGGCGCCGCGGACCCCGGGCCTGCCCCCGTCCGAGCTCGCGGCGATCGGACGCCCGCACCGAGCAGCCCCGGCCGCACCGGCGCCCCGATCTCCAGGTCGGTGCTGCTCTGGCTACCCGTGGCGGTCGGGATCCTGGTCGCGTCGCTGCTGGTGTCACTGACGATCGGTCCGGCTCAGATCACCGTCGCGGAGATCGCGGGGTCCGCGTGGCACCATGTCCTGTCCTGGCTGCACGGGCTCGGACTTGGCGTCGACGTACCCCCGAATCCGCTCACCCAGATCCGGGACGGGATCGTGTGGGCCGGGCGTGCACCACGGTTGGCGACGGGCGCGTTCGTGGGTGCCGGACTGGCCCTGTGCGGCGGGGTCATGCAGGCGATCACGCGCAACCCGCTCGCGGACCCGTACCTGCTCGGAGTGTCCTCGGGCGCGGCCCTCGGGGCGGTCGCGGTCCTGCTCCTCGGTCTCGGCGTGGCGCTGCCCGTCGCCGCCTTCGGCGGGGCCCTGCTCGCGCTCGGCGCCACCCTCGCCCTCGCCGGGATCGGAGGCGCCCTCACGCCGAACCGGACCATCCTGGCCGGGATCGCGGTGGCCCAGGCCTGCTCAGCGCTGGTGTCCTTCACGATCTTCGCGAGCGCACGCGGCGACGCGTACCGGGAGATCATCAACTGGCTGATGGGTTCGCTCGCGGGCCGCACGTGGGCCTCGGTCACGATCGCGGGCATCGCGACGGTGCTGATCGGATTCATCGTGCTCGGGTTCGGGCGCACGCTCGACGCGTTCGCGTTCGGGGACGCCGCGGCGGCTTCCCTCGGTGTTCACGTGACGCGCACCCGGTGGGTGCTGCTGACGCTGACGGCCTTGCTCACCGGAGCGCTCGTCAGCGTCAGCGGCGCGATCGGCTTCGTCGGTCTCGTGCTCCCACACGTGGTGCGGCTCCTGATCGGTGGGCGGCACCTGCGCCTGCTCCCGGTCGCAGCGTTCGGCGGCGCCACGTTCCTCATCTGGGCCGACACCGCGGCACGGACCGTGTTCGCACCGCAGGAGGTCCCGGTGGGCATCCTCACCGCGGCGATCGGCGCCCCGGTGTTCGCCTGGCTGCTGGTGCGCTCGAGGAGGGCGGCGTGA
- a CDS encoding MOSC domain-containing protein encodes MSARVDSVHVSPTHNFSKSSTPAIELVEGVGVRGDAHAGATVKHRSRVAANPSQPNLRQVHLIHAELLEELGGAGHRVAPGELGENITTAGIELLELPVGTRLHIADAVIIVTGLRNPCQQINDFQPGLLKKVLRKDDSGQVHKLAGVMGVVARGGTVRPGEAIAVELPPEPHFALTGV; translated from the coding sequence ATGAGTGCACGAGTCGATTCGGTCCACGTCAGCCCGACCCATAACTTCAGCAAGTCCTCGACGCCGGCGATCGAACTCGTCGAGGGCGTCGGCGTCCGGGGGGACGCCCATGCGGGTGCCACGGTGAAGCACCGGAGCCGGGTCGCTGCGAACCCCAGCCAGCCGAACCTGCGCCAGGTGCACCTGATCCACGCCGAACTCCTCGAGGAGCTCGGCGGGGCGGGCCACCGGGTCGCGCCCGGTGAGCTGGGCGAGAACATCACCACCGCGGGTATCGAGCTGCTCGAACTGCCGGTCGGTACCCGGCTGCACATCGCCGACGCGGTCATCATCGTGACCGGCCTGCGCAATCCGTGCCAGCAGATCAACGACTTCCAGCCCGGACTGCTCAAGAAGGTGCTCCGCAAGGACGACTCCGGGCAGGTGCACAAACTGGCAGGGGTCATGGGGGTCGTGGCGCGCGGCGGCACGGTCCGTCCCGGGGAAGCGATCGCCGTCGAACTGCCACCGGAGCCCCACTTCGCCCTCACGGGCGTCTAG